Proteins encoded together in one Xiphophorus maculatus strain JP 163 A chromosome 13, X_maculatus-5.0-male, whole genome shotgun sequence window:
- the nobox gene encoding homeobox protein NOBOX → MDKEGDLTEDFDGPSLLCEDLEDLETKGTKEKMSRGREEGDENALNQRDNDETRGETAHEERNEGEKNGKNKVVVSEKELMETKEVEQVKPERSLQAEDEAAAQDVKKQDKETEISSETIVDKRARKNKKVTEKKTVQKKSRKRRGKKQNEHVKTRKGGKKVVGVMLEEEKKSGTQEVSVTASEESSIQFDPSIGLISSCELSDSVYLGMETTGLYCPPVPVPVLYPAQPPVPIQSAAPPSHGGTKRPHSPSQPHCLPQKSPQPLQIEISEVYSTRRSIRYSNRGRGRALSCPLPSGSELLDCVPLPPAPRKKTRTLYSTDQLEHLEALFQEDHYPDAEKRKIIAASVGVTPQRIMVWFQNRRAKWRKVRSITAKAETALSRDEHSSVPQIASAAAFPTLSTQTPSSFSSLLESLNSPGQSRGREMSSGNLPEYHQPRPMHSPPPLRRASLPQFPPVFNSVTPTLSLLNTPAHTPPLFLDALESGASLAHFDTQSHQNDTSLLFDFAEKLSQQSNSLSYQLQNSFPTSQHQPQTSVPHMAYLTPSPYLTPNPPDSNPTTYLTFGPGGSSARLVTYSTGGHTFFQSQRTGQILLQPTGHHGGVASYQSYPWSNLYSQPGVHQRTQCPSTFSASLGSVRDLQTPSTSSLPVHPGFQVGEHNPSHTNLQQAAETQSHIPTSTTVLPPVSTLRPSCLRAETTPTSSSSLLPSQVSSTSPQSPSAPSCVKLEYDSPREIHSHFHCDFSPIQF, encoded by the exons ATGGACAAGGAAGGCGACTTAACTGAAGATTTCG ACGGTCCAAGCCTGCTGTGTGAGGACCTGGAAGATCTGGAAACAAAGGGCACTAAAGAGAAGATGAGCAGAGGAAGGGAAGAAGGAGATGAGAATGCGTTAAATCAGAGAGATAATGACGAGACGAGAGGGGAGACGGCGCATGAAGAGAGGAACGAGGgggagaaaaatggaaaaaataaagttgttgtgTCAGAGAAGGAACTGATGGAGACGAAGGAAGTGGAGCAGGTGAAGCCTGAGAGGAGCCTGCAAGCGGAGGATGAGGCGGCAGCACAGGATGTTAAGAAGCAAGATAAAGAGACCGAGATTAGCAGTGAAACAATTGTTGATAAGCGAgcgagaaaaaataaaaaagttacagaaaagaaaactgtgcAGAAAAAGAGCAGGAAGAGGCGAGGCAAGAAACAAAATGAGCACGTGAAAACCAGGAAAGGTGGAAAGAAGGTTGTCGGTGTGATgttggaggaggaaaagaaaagcgGGACCCAGGAAGTCTCAGTGACGGCGTCAGAGGAGAGCTCAATTCAGTTTGATCCCTCAATAGGCCTGATTAGTAGCTGTGAGTTGTCTGATTCCGTTTATCTGGGTATGGAGACAACTGGGCTGTACTGTCCCCCGGTCCCTGTTCCAGTGCTGTATCCGGCCCAGCCACCAGTCCCGATCCAGTCTGCAGCGCCGCCATCACACGGTGGGACAAAACGACCCCACAGCCCCTCTCAGCCTCACTGTCTCCCCCAGAAGAGCCCCCAACCGCTCCAG ATAGAGATAAGTGAAGTGTACTCCACCCGACGCTCCATCCGATACAGCAACAGAGGCCGAGGTCGGGCGCTCAGCTGTCCTCTGCCGTCAGGGTCCGAGTTGTTGGACTGCGTCCCACTACCACCTGCCCCGAGGAAGAAGACACGGACGCTCTACAGTACAG ACCAGCTGGAGCATTTAGAGGCGTTGTTCCAGGAGGATCACTATCCTGATGCAGAGAAGAGGAAAATTATTGCTGCATCAGTTGGTGTCACCCCTCAGAGGATTATG GTTTGGTTTCAGAACCGCAGGGCGAAGTGGAGGAAAGTGCGTTCAATTACAGCTAAGGCTGAAACTGCACTGAGCAGAGATGAACACA GTTCAGTACCACAGATTGCCTCTGCAGCTGCTTTTCCCACACTGTCCACTCAAACGCCATCCTCCTTCAGTAGTCTGTTGGAGAGTCTCAACAGCCCAG GTCAGAGTAGAGGGAGAGAAATGAGCTCGGGGAATTTGCCAGAGTATCATCAGCCCCGTCCCATGCACAGCCCTCCCCCCCTGCGACGAGCCAGCCTCCCTCAGTTTCCTCCTGTGTTTAACTCCGTCACACCGACTCTGTCTCTCCTCAACACCCCAGCCCACACCCCACCCCTGTTTCTCGATGCTCTGGAGAGCGGTGCCTCGTTGGCTCATTTCGACACCCAGTCTCACCAGAATGACACCAG CTTACTCTTTGACTTTGCGGAGAAGCTGAGCCAGCAGAGCAACTCCTTGTCTTATCAGCTTCAAAACTCCTTTCCAACCAGCCAGCATCAGCCTCAAACATCTGTACCCCACATGGCCTACCTTACTCCATCACCCTACCTCACCCCCAACCCTCCAGATTCCAACCCTACCACCTACCTTACGTTTGGACCTGGAGGAAGCTCGGCTAGACTGGTCACATACTCAACAGGTGGTCACACCTTCTTTCAGTCCCAGAGGACCGGACAGATCCTGCTGCAGCCAACCGGCCACCATG GTGGGGTGGCTTCGTACCAGTCGTATCCGTGGAGTAACTTGTACAGTCAGCCGGGCGTCCACCAGCGCACCCAGTGTCCCTCCACCTTCTCAGCCAGCTTAGGATCCGTTCGAGACCTCCAGACCCCCTCTACCTCCAGCCTGCCTGTCCATCCTGGCTTTCAGGTGGGGGAGCATAACCCTTCACATACAAACTTGCAGCAAGCAGCAGAGACCCAGTCACACATTCCCACCAGCACCACCGTCCTCCCACCAGTGTCCACTCTGCGACCCTCCTGTCTCAGAGCTGAGACTACTCCGACCAGTTCTTCGTCGCTGCTTCCCTCTCAGGTCAGCTCCACATCTCCTCAAAGCCCTTCAGCACCCTCTTGTGTTAAATTGGAGTATGACAGCCCTCGAGAGATTCACAGTCACTTCCACTGTGATTTCTCCCCAATACAGTTTTGA